In one window of Tumebacillus algifaecis DNA:
- the fliM gene encoding flagellar motor switch protein FliM, whose amino-acid sequence MAEVLSQSEIDALLSALSSGELTAEEIRKEDTDRKIKVYDFKRAMRFSKDHIRSITRIFENFARLLTTYFSAQLRTFVQISVVSVDQLPYEEFIRSISKMTILNVFNCAPLEGKFVMEVNPNIAYAMLDRLLGGPGQGTDELRDLTEIEMTIMERVFGRALDNFQEAWKAVVDLDTDVDHLEVNPQFLQLVSPNETVAVVSLSTKIGETTGMINICMPHVVLEPIIPKLSAHYMMGSMKSSKDYSEDWEAIRQSLGNTQVPMLAELGHSTISVGEFLSLGVGDVIALHQDVNAKIQLRIGSRVKFYGQPGTARGKVAVQISQALEDDEGVGADE is encoded by the coding sequence ATGGCTGAGGTCTTGTCGCAAAGTGAGATTGATGCGCTGTTATCGGCGCTCTCGTCGGGCGAATTAACAGCGGAAGAGATTCGTAAAGAAGACACGGACCGCAAGATCAAAGTATACGACTTTAAACGTGCGATGAGATTCTCGAAAGACCATATTCGAAGCATCACTCGGATCTTTGAGAATTTCGCACGTTTGCTGACAACGTATTTTTCGGCTCAACTCCGCACGTTTGTTCAGATTTCTGTCGTTTCTGTCGATCAATTGCCTTATGAAGAGTTTATTAGGTCCATCTCTAAAATGACGATTTTGAATGTGTTTAACTGCGCGCCATTAGAAGGAAAATTCGTCATGGAAGTCAACCCGAACATCGCCTACGCGATGCTCGACCGATTGCTTGGCGGCCCTGGACAAGGGACTGATGAACTTCGCGACCTAACCGAGATTGAAATGACGATCATGGAGCGCGTGTTTGGTCGGGCGCTGGATAACTTCCAAGAAGCTTGGAAGGCGGTCGTTGACCTTGATACTGACGTTGATCATTTGGAGGTCAACCCACAATTCCTACAGCTCGTCTCACCAAATGAAACGGTTGCAGTCGTCTCCTTATCGACGAAGATCGGAGAGACGACGGGAATGATCAACATCTGTATGCCGCATGTGGTTTTGGAGCCGATCATTCCTAAGCTTTCTGCCCACTATATGATGGGTAGCATGAAAAGCTCCAAAGATTACAGTGAAGATTGGGAAGCCATCCGTCAGAGCCTCGGCAACACTCAAGTGCCAATGCTCGCAGAACTTGGCCATTCTACGATCTCCGTCGGTGAATTTCTCTCGCTTGGTGTAGGCGATGTAATCGCCTTGCATCAGGATGTCAATGCCAAGATTCAGCTTCGCATCGGTAGCCGAGTCAAGTTTTACGGACAGCCGGGCACGGCTCGCGGAAAAGTGGCCGTGCAAATTTCGCAAGCATTAGAAGATGATGAAGGAGTGGGCGCTGATGAATAG
- a CDS encoding flagellar basal body-associated FliL family protein, producing the protein MFRNKMLNIVLIVVIAVALLGIVGVVVFKTVIVPASGQQEEKVPTAKELKLSQFEFGKMTTNLAGSALIQATFSVQGESVDAMRELEERKAQIKDIINTVLHTTTQADIEKPEGYQLLKVRLINEMNKVMIEGKVTNIYISDIVVQ; encoded by the coding sequence ATGTTTCGTAATAAGATGCTCAATATCGTACTTATTGTGGTCATTGCCGTGGCATTGCTTGGAATCGTCGGGGTCGTCGTTTTCAAAACGGTGATCGTTCCGGCATCAGGTCAGCAGGAAGAAAAAGTACCGACTGCGAAAGAATTAAAACTAAGCCAGTTTGAATTTGGGAAGATGACTACAAACTTGGCTGGAAGCGCGCTGATACAGGCTACATTTTCCGTGCAAGGTGAAAGCGTGGATGCGATGCGTGAGTTAGAAGAGCGCAAAGCGCAGATCAAAGATATTATCAACACCGTCTTGCATACGACAACACAGGCCGACATTGAGAAGCCAGAGGGCTATCAGCTTTTGAAAGTCCGCCTCATTAACGAAATGAACAAAGTGATGATCGAGGGTAAAGTCACAAACATCTACATCTCCGACATCGTCGTGCAATAG
- a CDS encoding flagellar FlbD family protein — MIRVTRFNRSTVFLNATLVETVEATPDTVITLITGKKFIVTETVSEVLDMIESFYRKVGLVSVQARQLNAEGTDVS, encoded by the coding sequence ATGATCCGAGTGACGAGGTTTAACCGTTCCACAGTCTTTCTCAATGCAACGCTGGTTGAAACGGTGGAAGCTACACCGGATACGGTGATCACGCTGATCACCGGAAAAAAGTTCATCGTGACTGAAACTGTCTCAGAAGTGCTTGACATGATCGAATCATTCTACCGAAAAGTCGGGCTTGTCTCTGTACAAGCCCGGCAATTGAACGCGGAGGGAACCGATGTTTCGTAA
- the flgG gene encoding flagellar basal body rod protein FlgG gives MLRSMYSGISGMRGFQIKLDVIGNNVANVNTVGFKAGRVMFKDIMSQTLQGAGAPVDPFGGTNPQQIGLGSTISAIDTIMNNGAPQVTNRPLDFAIQGEGFFTVVNENDEVFYTRSGNFYFDETGNLVTADGWKVVDSAGAPIVLDDMSAVKSFSFDSKGILTVVDGEGGTTTFGPIGLAKFANPAGLEKVGGSMFRSSPNSGEAIIASPGDTATGTGVLLVGSLEMSNVDLTNEFTEMIVAQRGFQANSRTITTADEILQEIVNLKR, from the coding sequence ATGCTTCGTTCCATGTATTCCGGTATTTCCGGGATGAGAGGCTTTCAGATCAAACTTGACGTTATTGGTAATAACGTTGCCAACGTTAACACCGTTGGATTTAAAGCGGGCCGCGTGATGTTTAAGGATATCATGAGCCAAACCCTGCAAGGGGCAGGCGCACCGGTCGATCCGTTTGGTGGTACCAACCCGCAGCAAATCGGTTTGGGATCGACGATCTCTGCCATCGATACGATCATGAACAACGGGGCACCTCAAGTTACGAACCGTCCGCTGGACTTTGCGATCCAAGGCGAAGGATTCTTCACCGTGGTTAACGAAAATGATGAGGTGTTCTACACCCGTTCCGGTAATTTCTATTTTGACGAAACAGGTAACCTGGTGACGGCAGATGGCTGGAAAGTGGTGGACAGCGCCGGTGCCCCGATCGTTCTTGATGATATGTCGGCTGTCAAATCCTTCTCGTTCGACTCGAAAGGCATCTTGACTGTCGTTGATGGTGAAGGTGGGACGACCACATTCGGTCCGATCGGACTGGCGAAGTTTGCCAACCCGGCAGGTCTCGAAAAAGTAGGGGGGTCCATGTTTAGAAGCTCTCCGAACTCCGGTGAAGCAATTATCGCATCGCCTGGCGACACCGCAACGGGCACAGGGGTTTTGCTGGTAGGTTCCCTTGAAATGTCCAACGTAGACCTCACGAACGAATTTACGGAAATGATCGTGGCACAACGCGGCTTCCAAGCCAACTCTCGAACGATCACGACGGCAGACGAAATCCTGCAGGAAATTGTCAATCTCAAGCGTTAA
- a CDS encoding TIGR02530 family flagellar biosynthesis protein, with protein MSQDWLLRPLSLPITPKREIAPRTTGPGHTGGTSFQEELNKVLAKQQRVTFSGHALERLRLRNISLTQDDLNRLGNAIDKVAAKGGRESLVVYKDTAFVISVKNRTVITAVDSAHMNDHVFTKIDSAVFA; from the coding sequence GTGAGCCAAGATTGGCTCCTGCGGCCTTTGTCGCTACCGATCACTCCGAAACGAGAGATCGCCCCGCGAACTACAGGGCCGGGTCATACAGGGGGAACTTCCTTTCAGGAAGAATTGAACAAGGTACTCGCCAAGCAGCAAAGGGTCACATTTTCCGGACATGCACTTGAGCGTCTGCGTCTGCGGAACATCTCCTTGACACAGGATGATCTCAATCGACTGGGAAATGCGATCGACAAAGTGGCAGCTAAAGGCGGGCGCGAATCACTGGTCGTGTATAAAGACACCGCCTTCGTGATCTCGGTGAAAAACCGCACAGTGATCACTGCTGTCGATTCTGCACATATGAACGATCATGTTTTCACAAAAATTGACAGCGCAGTATTTGCGTAG
- a CDS encoding flagellar hook capping FlgD N-terminal domain-containing protein, translating into MANTVLIDNSHRYESRTEAAPKRELDRDAFLKILVTQLANQDPTQPLQDREFIAQMAQFSSLEQMNKVAIINQQVAQMSAMTLGAQLLGNVVTYYNAKGETVTGEVTAVRTVGGIVAVQVGQELVDLNAIETVKAK; encoded by the coding sequence ATGGCCAATACTGTCCTCATTGACAACTCGCATCGTTATGAATCGCGCACGGAAGCAGCCCCAAAACGCGAACTCGATCGGGATGCATTTTTGAAAATACTTGTCACACAACTAGCGAACCAAGATCCAACACAGCCTTTGCAAGACAGGGAGTTTATTGCCCAGATGGCACAATTCTCTTCGCTTGAGCAAATGAACAAAGTAGCCATTATCAATCAACAAGTCGCGCAAATGAGCGCAATGACTCTTGGGGCGCAATTGCTCGGCAACGTTGTCACGTACTACAACGCCAAAGGGGAGACTGTCACAGGGGAAGTGACAGCGGTACGAACTGTGGGTGGCATCGTCGCCGTACAAGTAGGCCAGGAACTGGTTGATCTTAACGCGATCGAGACGGTGAAAGCGAAATAA
- a CDS encoding flagellar hook-length control protein FliK — MKLAIGNAAVTQSTGATGKTGTASGKSEARGGFGMLLQAAGLSKQTADKSSPDQDQLLTALAAMAGGLSPQLVLQQSELQAMDEGQGLALIGQAGERNVALLLKDLPLSNAELAQVLQKFGASSELLTVLNSQPNGNPIETLKSHSQLLAEFGSALTQMVHALSAQPQLLVQESQTTALFQSLMKSIQADSDQEGHTVSDSKSQTDSALLLKANSLFGKLQATISTHALQATDRTAFTSESIKPGGVVAAANLTAETSGATAELVKSGSEGQTQQTDSPAAGIVANQSHLQLPSRNLQLEPVVTMRADQFRSEFSETIIKRATLIEAPGRHEFRIILEPQGLGEVEVRIQAINKQISVQLIADSSASKGMLDAAITGLKLQLQAQGIQYDRIEVQTSSQNSTGLGSGMPDQRGSGQQAREQQQGEQSRQVPVDTFNLPDGETLPDGEHLTGESIDVTA; from the coding sequence ATGAAACTGGCAATTGGAAACGCCGCAGTGACCCAATCTACTGGGGCAACAGGGAAAACTGGCACAGCATCAGGCAAGTCAGAAGCACGTGGCGGATTCGGGATGCTCCTACAAGCGGCGGGGTTGTCGAAGCAGACAGCAGATAAGAGTTCACCTGATCAAGATCAATTGCTAACCGCTTTGGCAGCAATGGCTGGAGGATTATCTCCGCAACTCGTCTTACAACAATCGGAACTCCAAGCGATGGATGAAGGGCAAGGCCTTGCTTTGATTGGACAAGCTGGTGAAAGAAATGTAGCACTTTTGTTGAAAGATCTACCGCTTTCAAACGCCGAATTGGCTCAAGTGCTACAGAAATTCGGAGCCTCTTCTGAGCTTTTGACTGTCCTCAACAGTCAGCCGAATGGAAATCCGATCGAAACGTTAAAATCGCACTCGCAATTGCTTGCAGAGTTCGGATCCGCTCTGACCCAGATGGTGCATGCGCTCTCCGCACAGCCACAGTTGCTTGTACAGGAGTCGCAAACGACCGCGTTGTTCCAATCGCTGATGAAGTCGATACAAGCGGACTCGGATCAAGAAGGTCATACTGTTTCGGACAGTAAATCCCAGACTGATTCTGCATTACTGCTCAAGGCCAACAGTCTCTTTGGCAAATTGCAGGCGACGATCTCGACACATGCGCTTCAAGCAACAGATCGTACGGCGTTCACTTCCGAATCGATCAAACCGGGGGGCGTTGTCGCGGCTGCCAATCTGACAGCCGAAACGAGCGGCGCAACCGCTGAACTCGTGAAGTCCGGTTCAGAGGGGCAAACGCAGCAAACAGATTCGCCAGCCGCGGGGATCGTAGCGAATCAATCGCATTTGCAACTCCCGTCGCGCAACCTGCAGCTGGAGCCAGTCGTCACGATGCGTGCCGATCAATTTCGATCGGAGTTTTCTGAGACGATCATCAAGCGTGCTACGCTGATCGAAGCTCCAGGCCGTCATGAATTCCGTATTATTCTAGAACCTCAAGGTCTAGGAGAAGTGGAAGTTCGCATCCAAGCGATTAACAAACAGATATCGGTACAATTGATCGCGGACTCATCCGCCTCGAAAGGCATGCTCGACGCGGCGATTACTGGATTGAAACTTCAATTGCAGGCGCAAGGAATCCAGTACGACCGCATTGAAGTGCAAACTTCCTCCCAGAACAGCACCGGCCTAGGTTCTGGTATGCCGGATCAACGCGGTTCGGGTCAGCAGGCACGTGAGCAACAGCAAGGCGAACAGTCTCGCCAAGTCCCGGTGGACACGTTTAATTTACCAGATGGGGAGACGTTGCCGGACGGTGAGCATTTGACCGGGGAGAGCATCGATGTCACAGCGTAA
- a CDS encoding MotE family protein — MEAEHRYSKMEWLFYIIILPLLFTALLSGIILQFLGFDVTGKIANAAREIPVVSSFLPEEEETVTGQPSADAEKQKRIQELQDKVTALESEKQQTESDLKKKDGEIARLKAKLAEFETKTDKTQKDPILAQAEVYADMKPSKAALVLSQLSVTEAKQLLSKMSSSAQAAILEQMEPAIAAKIMSR; from the coding sequence ATGGAAGCGGAACATCGCTACAGCAAAATGGAGTGGTTGTTTTACATCATTATCCTTCCGCTTCTGTTTACCGCTCTTTTGTCCGGGATCATTCTTCAATTTCTTGGATTTGATGTAACTGGTAAGATTGCTAATGCTGCTCGAGAGATTCCGGTTGTTTCAAGTTTCCTTCCAGAAGAAGAGGAGACGGTAACTGGGCAACCGTCGGCCGATGCAGAAAAGCAAAAGCGAATCCAAGAGCTGCAAGACAAGGTGACTGCGCTTGAGAGCGAAAAACAGCAAACCGAGTCCGACCTGAAGAAAAAAGACGGCGAGATCGCGCGTTTGAAAGCGAAACTTGCCGAATTTGAAACGAAGACGGACAAAACTCAAAAAGACCCAATTTTGGCGCAAGCGGAAGTATACGCTGATATGAAGCCTTCCAAAGCAGCACTGGTGCTAAGCCAACTGTCAGTAACCGAAGCCAAGCAACTGTTGAGCAAGATGAGCTCAAGCGCGCAGGCAGCGATTTTGGAACAGATGGAACCAGCGATTGCGGCTAAAATCATGAGCCGCTAA
- a CDS encoding flagellar export protein FliJ, translating into MTISLASLQKITTLKNRITQQATWEYAESKRKLDAEYNKLYTLADQHDAAKAELHQATEERISTQHLHSWIVYLNAQQRQMLQQAEVIAMQKVECEDKHEMLKGRFLDEQIWSKLQEKRSVEVRTHLEKQAQEALDEAAAALRSRKGR; encoded by the coding sequence ATGACGATCTCCTTGGCTTCTTTGCAAAAGATCACAACATTGAAAAATCGCATTACTCAGCAGGCGACTTGGGAATATGCCGAGTCGAAGCGGAAACTCGATGCGGAGTATAACAAGTTGTATACACTGGCTGATCAGCATGATGCGGCAAAAGCGGAACTGCATCAGGCGACCGAAGAGCGGATCTCTACACAGCATTTGCATTCTTGGATTGTGTATCTCAATGCTCAGCAACGTCAGATGTTGCAACAAGCCGAAGTGATCGCAATGCAAAAGGTGGAATGCGAGGACAAGCATGAAATGCTGAAAGGTCGCTTCCTTGATGAACAGATATGGTCGAAACTGCAAGAAAAGCGCAGTGTGGAAGTTCGAACACATCTGGAGAAGCAGGCGCAGGAAGCGCTGGACGAAGCGGCTGCGGCACTGAGAAGCCGTAAAGGGAGGTGA
- the fliI gene encoding flagellar protein export ATPase FliI, producing MSGHVNLEKYLSRLSRTRTMKINGKVTKVIGLTIESRGPAATIGDVCQIESPGNEPMFAEVVGFRENNVLLMPFSDLGSIGPGHDVLATGSSLEIPVGPHLLGRILDGLGQPIDGKGPLDSPQTYTATRQPPNPLSRKRIDETLSVGVRCIDALLTVGRGQRVGLFAGSGVGKSTLLGMIARNTAADINVIALIGERGREVREFIEKDLGPEGLARSVVIVATSDQPPLVRIKGALVATAIAEYFRDQGQDVVLMMDSVTRFAMAQREVGLAVGEPPTTRGYTPSVFAMLPKLLERAGTGELGTITAFYTVLVDGDDMNEPIADAARGILDGHIVLSRQIANRGHFPAIDVLASVSRVMNDLVLPEHKRAAATVKKLSSIYKDSEDLINIGAYQRGNNMQIDKAILHHPAIQRFTAQDVHEHSDLDSARAALIEEFGGIEV from the coding sequence ATGAGCGGGCATGTGAATCTCGAAAAGTATCTCAGTCGGCTGAGCCGTACGCGGACAATGAAAATTAATGGCAAGGTGACAAAAGTCATAGGTCTCACGATCGAGTCGAGGGGACCAGCTGCGACGATCGGCGATGTGTGCCAAATCGAATCGCCGGGAAATGAGCCGATGTTTGCAGAAGTGGTGGGTTTTCGCGAAAACAACGTGCTCTTAATGCCATTTTCCGATTTAGGTTCGATCGGTCCAGGTCATGACGTTCTAGCGACTGGCAGTTCACTTGAGATTCCTGTCGGACCGCATCTGCTTGGACGCATACTTGACGGGCTTGGTCAGCCGATCGATGGAAAAGGGCCGTTAGACAGCCCGCAGACCTACACCGCTACACGTCAACCACCCAATCCATTAAGTCGTAAGCGGATCGACGAGACGCTATCAGTTGGCGTTCGCTGTATCGACGCTTTGCTCACCGTGGGCCGTGGTCAACGGGTCGGACTATTCGCTGGGTCAGGCGTTGGCAAGAGTACCCTGCTTGGGATGATCGCCCGCAACACGGCTGCCGATATCAACGTGATCGCACTGATCGGTGAGCGGGGTCGCGAAGTTCGCGAGTTTATTGAGAAGGACTTGGGACCGGAAGGTTTGGCCCGCTCCGTCGTGATCGTGGCTACCTCCGATCAGCCCCCCTTGGTGCGAATCAAAGGCGCTCTTGTCGCAACTGCTATCGCCGAATATTTTCGCGATCAGGGGCAGGATGTCGTGCTGATGATGGACTCGGTTACCCGATTTGCAATGGCTCAGCGCGAGGTAGGTCTCGCCGTTGGTGAGCCTCCGACTACGCGTGGCTATACCCCGTCAGTATTCGCCATGCTCCCAAAGCTTTTAGAGCGAGCGGGTACCGGCGAATTGGGGACGATCACCGCTTTTTATACGGTGTTAGTTGACGGTGATGACATGAATGAACCGATTGCCGATGCGGCACGGGGCATTCTTGACGGTCATATCGTCCTCTCCCGTCAGATCGCCAATCGGGGTCACTTTCCAGCGATCGATGTGCTGGCGAGCGTTTCTCGCGTGATGAACGATCTGGTACTGCCTGAGCATAAACGCGCAGCTGCTACCGTCAAAAAGTTGAGCTCGATCTATAAGGATTCGGAAGACTTGATCAACATCGGCGCCTATCAGCGCGGTAACAACATGCAGATCGACAAAGCGATTTTGCATCATCCTGCCATTCAGCGCTTCACAGCACAGGATGTGCATGAGCACAGCGATTTGGACAGCGCTAGGGCAGCACTCATCGAAGAGTTCGGAGGGATCGAAGTATGA
- a CDS encoding FliH/SctL family protein: protein MSKLLKAQQTSLAQQAYQIQVEPVVFPRSENPGQAEFEQAILAAQQEANAILADAQATARKHVAHAEEEVSGMLERERERVQSLLQAEVEAAKEQGRQEGIALGMEQAQAECVEMLQAADEQYQSAVEERRRYFAQAEPMIVDLALEVAKKIMIRESSVDRSFVVEVVQAALDEMHDSGKVEVRVHPDDHAVVQQNRERLRKDVPGQAELLIIKDHSVEAGGCVVCTSFGNIDARIDTQLEEVRKALQEVAASLEP from the coding sequence TTGTCTAAGTTGCTCAAAGCACAGCAGACGTCGCTCGCTCAGCAAGCCTATCAGATCCAAGTCGAGCCGGTCGTGTTCCCGCGATCAGAAAATCCGGGGCAAGCCGAGTTCGAACAGGCGATACTTGCTGCTCAGCAGGAGGCAAACGCCATATTGGCTGACGCGCAAGCTACTGCCCGCAAGCATGTCGCACATGCAGAGGAAGAGGTTTCAGGAATGCTGGAACGTGAGCGTGAGCGTGTGCAGTCTCTGTTGCAAGCGGAAGTGGAAGCAGCGAAGGAACAGGGCCGTCAGGAAGGTATAGCGCTTGGCATGGAGCAAGCACAAGCGGAGTGTGTCGAAATGCTGCAGGCAGCGGATGAACAATACCAGTCTGCAGTGGAGGAACGCCGCCGCTACTTTGCGCAAGCGGAACCGATGATTGTTGACTTGGCGTTGGAAGTGGCCAAGAAGATCATGATTCGCGAGAGCTCGGTTGACCGCTCATTTGTTGTCGAGGTCGTACAGGCCGCGTTAGATGAGATGCACGATAGCGGCAAAGTTGAAGTGCGAGTCCATCCGGATGATCATGCGGTTGTCCAGCAGAACCGTGAGCGGCTTCGCAAAGATGTGCCGGGACAGGCTGAGCTTTTGATCATCAAAGATCATAGCGTGGAGGCTGGAGGCTGTGTCGTCTGCACGTCTTTTGGCAACATCGATGCAAGGATTGACACCCAATTGGAAGAGGTGAGAAAGGCGTTGCAGGAAGTCGCTGCGAGCCTTGAACCATGA
- the fliG gene encoding flagellar motor switch protein FliG, with protein sequence MQQKLTGRQKAAVLLVSLGPEIASKVFKHLREDEIEQLTLEIANVRKIEYEQKEDVLDEFHSIAQAQEYISQGGIEYAKDVLEKALGSQKAIDIINRLTASLQVRPFDFARKTDPNQILNFIQNEHPQTIALVLSYLDAQQAAMILSALPQERQADIARRIAIMDRTSPEVINQVERVLENKLSQMTLHDFSTGGGIDAIVQVLNGVDRATEKTILESLELQDPELAEEIKKRMFVFEDIVSIDNRSIQRVIRDVDTNDLALALKVSSEEVQEVIFRNMSKRMVETFKQDMEFMGPVRLRDVEEAQQRIVGIIRRLEESGEIVIARGGGDDIIV encoded by the coding sequence ATGCAACAAAAACTTACCGGGCGTCAAAAGGCGGCCGTTCTGCTTGTCTCTCTTGGACCGGAAATCGCATCGAAGGTGTTCAAGCATCTGCGTGAAGATGAGATCGAACAGTTGACTCTTGAGATCGCGAATGTGCGTAAAATTGAATACGAACAAAAAGAAGATGTGCTTGATGAGTTCCACTCGATTGCGCAAGCGCAAGAGTACATCTCACAGGGCGGGATCGAGTACGCCAAAGACGTGCTAGAAAAGGCGCTCGGCTCGCAAAAGGCGATCGATATTATCAACCGTTTGACCGCATCGTTGCAAGTTCGTCCCTTCGACTTTGCCCGGAAAACGGATCCAAATCAAATCTTAAACTTTATCCAAAATGAGCATCCGCAAACGATTGCACTTGTGCTCTCCTACTTAGATGCCCAGCAGGCTGCGATGATTCTCTCCGCCTTGCCGCAAGAGCGTCAAGCGGACATCGCACGCCGGATCGCGATTATGGACCGCACCTCGCCAGAAGTGATCAACCAAGTTGAGCGTGTGTTGGAGAATAAGTTGTCCCAAATGACGCTGCACGATTTCTCCACCGGAGGCGGCATCGACGCGATTGTACAAGTGCTCAACGGTGTTGATCGTGCTACGGAGAAAACGATTCTCGAATCGCTGGAACTGCAAGATCCAGAACTGGCTGAGGAGATTAAAAAACGTATGTTCGTCTTCGAAGATATCGTGTCCATCGACAACCGTTCGATCCAGCGTGTCATCCGCGATGTGGACACGAACGATCTGGCGCTGGCACTCAAAGTATCCAGCGAAGAGGTGCAAGAAGTTATTTTCCGCAACATGTCGAAGCGAATGGTCGAAACGTTCAAACAAGATATGGAGTTCATGGGACCTGTGCGTCTGCGCGATGTCGAAGAAGCACAACAACGGATTGTGGGCATCATCCGCCGACTGGAAGAGAGTGGCGAGATCGTGATCGCCCGCGGCGGAGGAGACGATATCATTGTCTAA
- the fliF gene encoding flagellar basal-body MS-ring/collar protein FliF gives MNQQLKQLFEKLTGYWKQLEKRQRRNLILVGVFFVLTVSLLSWFAFRPNYVVVFANQSPASLGELSQKLEELNIPIKVGSDSISVPEQYQHEATMKLAMEGLPSTGTLGYSVFDKTDLGMTEKEFNVRYQQAIEGNIANAIRTIKGVQEAKVSVVQAQEKFFVSQAQQDAKASVMLSLAPGVQLNTDQIGGIQQLVSHSVQGLLPQNVAIVDQNGTRLVDDAGEALTVGGTNSQLTKQQQIQIQVEQETTKKIRNALERIVGLNNVAVVVHADVDFDQRNWTDKKLTPPIDGSTTGGVISQRENTEQTEGTQGGGAAGQQQNNNNQQQYPAAEQGTSSSSKKDNTTNYEWNTYTENGKTSMYRVKQYTVSVLLNDKDLTQAQKDEITNFVSTAIGNKNDGTANDVITVTAQQFVAPANPFESQNFYKEPWFLGAMAAALVLLGGGAYVLTRRRKQTDVPVLEVPAAKEIAVAMEESESQKMKKQLEKLANQKPEEFVNLLRTWLVEE, from the coding sequence GTGAACCAGCAGCTTAAGCAATTATTCGAAAAACTTACAGGATATTGGAAGCAGCTTGAGAAAAGACAGCGCCGGAACTTGATCCTTGTTGGCGTCTTCTTTGTACTCACAGTCTCCCTTCTCTCTTGGTTCGCTTTTCGCCCGAATTATGTAGTGGTTTTCGCGAATCAATCGCCTGCGAGTTTGGGTGAATTGTCGCAAAAACTCGAGGAATTGAACATCCCGATCAAAGTCGGTTCCGATTCGATCTCTGTGCCTGAACAGTACCAGCATGAAGCGACGATGAAGCTCGCTATGGAAGGTCTCCCATCCACTGGGACGCTAGGTTACTCCGTTTTTGACAAGACCGATCTTGGCATGACCGAAAAGGAGTTCAATGTCCGCTACCAGCAGGCGATTGAAGGAAATATCGCCAATGCGATTCGGACGATCAAGGGAGTACAGGAGGCAAAGGTCAGCGTTGTTCAAGCGCAAGAGAAGTTCTTCGTTTCCCAAGCACAGCAGGATGCAAAGGCTTCTGTCATGTTGTCGCTGGCACCCGGAGTACAATTGAACACCGATCAAATTGGCGGGATTCAACAATTGGTCTCGCATTCGGTACAAGGTCTGCTTCCGCAAAATGTAGCCATCGTCGATCAAAACGGCACACGTCTTGTCGATGATGCTGGTGAGGCGCTGACTGTGGGCGGAACGAACTCGCAGCTGACCAAGCAACAGCAGATCCAAATTCAAGTTGAACAAGAAACTACTAAAAAGATTCGTAACGCACTTGAGCGGATTGTCGGTCTCAACAATGTTGCTGTCGTTGTTCATGCAGATGTTGATTTCGACCAACGCAATTGGACAGACAAAAAGCTGACACCGCCGATCGATGGTTCCACGACGGGTGGTGTGATCTCCCAACGAGAAAACACTGAACAGACAGAAGGTACACAAGGCGGCGGTGCTGCTGGCCAACAGCAAAACAACAACAACCAGCAACAATACCCAGCTGCTGAGCAAGGAACATCGTCCTCTTCGAAAAAAGATAACACGACGAACTATGAGTGGAACACCTACACCGAAAACGGAAAAACTTCGATGTACCGCGTGAAGCAATATACCGTATCGGTCCTGTTGAACGATAAAGACCTGACTCAGGCCCAAAAAGACGAGATCACCAACTTCGTCTCCACTGCGATCGGTAACAAAAATGACGGCACGGCAAATGATGTGATCACCGTAACCGCACAACAATTTGTTGCTCCAGCCAACCCGTTCGAATCGCAAAACTTCTATAAAGAGCCATGGTTCTTAGGGGCGATGGCAGCAGCTCTCGTACTGCTTGGAGGCGGCGCTTATGTGCTGACCAGACGACGTAAGCAAACGGACGTACCGGTGCTCGAAGTCCCGGCAGCGAAAGAGATTGCGGTGGCGATGGAAGAATCGGAATCGCAAAAGATGAAAAAGCAACTCGAAAAACTTGCAAACCAAAAACCGGAAGAATTTGTCAACCTGTTGCGTACTTGGTTGGTAGAAGAGTAG